AGCCTTCTTCGACCTCGAACTCGACGCCCTGTCCTTCGTCCAGGGTCTTGAACCCTTCGCCGACGATGTCGTTGTAGTGAACGAAGACATCCTTGCCATCTTCAGTGGTGATGAATCCATAGCCCTTGGTGTTGTTGAACCACTTTACTGTGCCGCTTGCCATCGAAAAACTCCTTCAGAAAACTAGACACGCCGTCCCTGCATTCCCGTGTCATGGGGTGCAAGGCGCTGGGGTTCCGGCCACCGAGGCCGGTGATTCTTGTAATGACGTGCCAACACGTGAATCGATCTACTCGCTACCCGGACCCCACCCGGGTCTCTTCCGGCGGCGGCGGGAAACGCTTCCAGCCCCGGACCGGAACTTCTGTCGGCGACATTGTCGACACTGCCGCGCGGGCTGTCAACACCCTATTGCCCGAATTTTTAGCGGAGGTTCGCTTGGTTTCACGGCTAGCCCGGATATTTCACCGCGGAGGTCGCAGAGACCGCAGAGGCATTTTGAATGAAAAGACTTACAGAGAATTACGGAAGCTAACGGCGACGTCGAACGGGACGGCGGTTGGGGCGGCGCAGGGCGACGGCGCGCATGGCGGCCGGGCCTGAGGCAGCGCCGGCGGGGGGCTGCGAGGGCGTGAAGCCTTCGATGATGCGGCCGGGCAGTTCGCGGTTGATGAGGATCTCGATCTGAGTCAGTTCGCGGCCCTTGTCGGGGGTGACGAACGTGAAGGCTTTTCCCGCGGCGCCCATGCGGGCGGTTCGGCCGACGCGGTGAACGTAGACTTCCGGATCGTCGGGCAACTCGTAGTTGATCACGTGTGAGATGTCGTCGACGTCGATGCCGCGGCTGGCCAGGTCCGTGGCGACCAGCACGTGCAGCTCGCCCTCGCGGAATCGTTTCATGACCTTGTCGCGGTCGCGCTGCTCGAGATCGCCGTGGATCTCGCGGGCATTGACGCCTTCCTCTCGCAGCAGGTGGGCCACCTTGGCCGCGTCGCGCTTGGTGCGGGTGAACACCAGCGCCAGGCTGGGCTTTTCGACTTTCAGCAGGTGTACCAGCAGGCGTTTCTTGTCCTCGGGCGCCACACTGACGTAGCATTGATCGATCTGGTCGACCGTCAGCTTGTCCGGCGCGCAGAACACCTCCACCGGGTGACGCATGTACTGCCGCGCCAGGCGGTTGATCTCCTCGTGGATGGTGGCCGAGACGAAAATCGTCTGGCGCTGCGTGGCGGCGTGCGAGAGAATGTGCCGCACATCCTCGCGAAAGCCGATGTCCAGCATGCGGTCCACTTCGTCCAGCACCACAAACGACACGTGCTCCAGGCTCAGCAGCCGCCGCTGCATCATGTCCATCACGCGCCCGGGCGTTCCGACGACGATGCTCGCGCCGGCTTTGAGGTCCTGCACCTGAGTCTTCATCCGAGCGCCGCCGTAGACGGTGGCGATCTTGTGCTCGCCGAAGCGCCCCAGCAGGCGCATTTCTCCCGCCACCTGCGCCGCCAGCTCGCGCGTCGGCGCCAGGATCAGACAGCGTACGCCGTGACCGCCCTGGAGATTCTGCAGAATGGGCAGCCCGAAGGCCGCCGTCTTGCCCGTGCCGGTCTGCGCCTGGCCGAGGATGTCCTGCCCGGCCAGCGCCGGCGGGATGAGCTTGATCTGGATCTCCGTCGGTGTGGTCCAGCCCATGTGTTCCAAGGCCTGAAGCCTGGGCCCGTTGAGCCCCAGGGCGGCAAATGCGCCGGTGTCTGTCGTCATGTCATCGCCTCGATTTTGTATGATACTATCAAGGCACGCGGCGATTTGCCAGCAGCTATCAAATCAAGCTTTCAGCTATCAGCCTTCAGTCATCATCCAAAGCGTGCTCTCTCACTTGCTCAAGGGGTCGGTCCAACTGATCCCGTCGGAACCGTACAGGCACAAGTGGGCTCCCCAGTCGCCTTCGAGACCCGGGGCGCCGCAATCGGCCGAGACGGGCTCGCTCGTGACCGACCGGGCCGACAGGTCGAACATCAGGAAGTTCAGCGTGCTGGCATGGCGGTCGCGGGGGAAGGTCGCCGTCTGGGCGACTTCGCCGAGGTCTTCGCCGTTGCGATAGCAGCCCCACTCGCTTTCGCCGAAGAGAATCGTGTTGGCTTCGTCGGGGTGACCGTAGTTGCGGCTGAAGGCTTTGGGCGTGTTGTGGTCCACCCAGTAGTTCATGGCATAGCTGGAGCGAAAGACTGTCGCGTCGGCGTCGATCGATCCGCCGGCGCCGGCGCCGCACATGACGTTGGCTGTCGCGTCGCCGGGACAGACCAGAGCGTTGGAGGTGTACAGCGACGCCAGCGGCGAGACCTCGTACCACTTGGTGGTGCTATCCTTGTACGAACCGGGCAGGTACATCTTGTCGCTGCGGTAATTCGTGATCCCGTCGCTGATCACCCGGATGCGGTTGAGGCATCCGGCCACCATCGACTGCTGGCGGACATACATGAATGAAGGCACCAGGATGCCCACCAGGACGGCAATGATGGCGATGACGACAAGCAGTTCGACCATCGTAAAGCCTCGGTCAGCGGATTGGGCAGGAGATTGTCGCACGGCGGGCTCCCTTCGGGGTGTGGTTGTGCGGAGTCTTCCACAGGTATTCTAGAGCCCGGCCCTGCCGCGGTCAACTGCGCGCCGCAGTAATGCTTTTGCCATGCGGGAAAAGTCGCGGCGGAGGCACCAAGTATTCATCAAAGCCGTTGTGTGGCTTTGATGAGTACTTGCGCTGGATAGGGCACACGGCACCAAATGAAGAAGTAATTTCACACCACGAAATTACTTCTTCATTCAGTGCCTCGGCCGCGACTTTTCCCCCATAACTGAGGGCATGCGCGCCGGATGCGGTTGGCGATCCGGGCCGGCAAGGACAGCGCCGGCATGGCGCGGCAGATCCGCCGCCGGCGGCGAAAGACCTCGGCCGCGTCGAAATCCGCCGTCTCGATGGGCACCGTGGCGTTGGTGCTCAAGAGCCGCGGGCTGGCGGCGAAATCGGCGAACTCGCTCGAGACGATGATCCCCTCCGACAGGCACCGCTCCAGCAACCGCGTGCCCGGATACGGCTGGGCGATGTTCACGCAGGGGATGATCCGCCGGCTGAGCTTGCGGATCCGCCGCAGGTATGCCAGCGACCGCTCGAACCGCTGGGCCGTTTCGCCGGGATAGCCCACGATGACGAAGACCACGATCTGCCGCACCCCCGCGGTGGTCAGCAGTCGCAGGGCCTCGTACGCGCGGCCGGGGTCGAGCCGCTTGTTCATGATCTCCAGCATCTCGCCGTCGCCGTGTTCCAGCGCGACGCTCAGGGACGTGCAGTTGGAGCGTGCGATAAGCCCGGCCAGCGGCGCGTCGATCGTATCGATGCGGATTCCGTTAGGCGCCCGCCAGGCCAGCGGTCCGTGGCGCTGTCCCAGACGGATGAACCCTTCGAGGACTTCGCAGGCGCGCGAGGCGTCGAGGGTGAAGTTGTCGTCCTCGATCTCCAACTCGCGGACCCGGTGCCTGGACATGAGGTAGTCTACGTCGTCCACGACCCGCTCGGCGCTCATCGCCCGCCATCGCCGCCCGCACACCGGATGTACGCTGCAGAACTCGCAGTCAAACGGACAGCCGCGAGAAGTGATGATCGATGCGACCCTCCGCCCGCGGGCCGCCCGCGGAGAGAACTCGAAATACGCCTCCAGGTGCGGGATGTCGTCGTCGACGCGCGGAAGCAGGTCCAGGTCTTCTGCCGCTACGGCCGAGACGTACCGCTGAGGCGGCGCAAGGGGGCGGGTGTAGACGCCGGCGATTTGCTCCAGGGCGGCCCCGCCGGCGATGGCGGACATCACGCCCTCACCCTCGCCGACGACGATAGCGTGGGCTCCCGCCCGCAGGGCCAGGTCCGGCTGGGTCGAGGGATAGACCCCGCCCAGGATGACGCGGGCTCGCGGCAGGCGCTCGATGGCGGCAGCGACGAGGCGGTGACCCACGTGGGCCAACTGGCTGAAGGGCACCGAGACGCCCACCAGGTCCGTATCGCTGCGGAGTTGGGCGACGATCTGCCCGATCGGCTGACCGACCAGCACGCCGCCGGCGAAGGGCTCGCTGTGATCGATCCCGCCGGCGAGGGCGTCGATGAACTGCACGCGATGTGAGCGGGCCTTGAGCGAGGCGCTGATGCTGCGCAGCCCCAGGCAGTGCGACAGGGCGATCTCCTGGCGGCAGGGGAACAGGAACGGCGGATTGATCAGGGCGATATTCATTCCGGCACGATAGACAGATGCAGTCCGTCTTCGGCAAGGGCATCCATGCCTGCGGCGAAAGGGGCTGCTGAAGTTTTATCGGAATTTTCGAGAAATGGGGCATATTGTTTGTTAAAAGATATATTGTTCACATAGGTGAACTTTGACTGGAGCATACTTTGGCCACGCGAGGAATGCTTGGGTTATTCGGGCGCAGCCGCAAGAGGGCGCCCGCGCCTGCGGCTGCAACCGCTCTGGGCAAGATCCTGATCGTCGGTAGCCCTAACGTGGGCAAGAGCGCCCTGTTCAACCGCCTCACGGGTCAGTACGTGACGGTCTCGAATTATCCCGGAACGACGGTGGAGATCTGCCGCGGTCGTTCGAGCATTCTTCAGCGGCACTTCGAGGTCATCGACACGCCGGGCATCTATTCGCTCTGCCCGATCACCGACGAGGAGCGCGTCGCCTGCCGGCTGGTGCTGACGGAGCAGGCCCATGCCGTCGTCCACGTCGTTGACGCCAAGAACATCCGCCGCATGCTCGGCCTGACGCTGCAGTTGATCGAGGCCAACCTGCCGGTCGTGCTGGTGCTGAACATGGCCGACGAGGCGCGGCAGTTGCGGATCGCCATCGACGCCGACCGCCTCTCGCACATCCTGGGCATCCCGGTTGTTGAGACTATCGCCATCAGCGGCGACGGCATGGGTGAGCTGGCGCAGGCCATCGAGTCGCTGGCCCAGACCCGCCGCGACGCCCCCTCGGCCGTGCCGGTCGATTACGGCCCGGCGCTGGAACGGGCCGTCGGCACGGTGGCCCCGACGCTGGGCGACGACCACGGCGTGTCGCGCCGCACGCGGGCGCTGCTGTTGTTGCAGGAAGACCCCGCCGAGGCGTCACGCGTTCTGGGGCGACGCCTGCCCGAGCATACCGACGCCGTCCTGCACGCC
The genomic region above belongs to Planctomycetaceae bacterium and contains:
- a CDS encoding cold-shock protein codes for the protein MASGTVKWFNNTKGYGFITTEDGKDVFVHYNDIVGEGFKTLDEGQGVEFEVEEGSKGPKAVNVKLS
- a CDS encoding DEAD/DEAH box helicase; translated protein: MTTDTGAFAALGLNGPRLQALEHMGWTTPTEIQIKLIPPALAGQDILGQAQTGTGKTAAFGLPILQNLQGGHGVRCLILAPTRELAAQVAGEMRLLGRFGEHKIATVYGGARMKTQVQDLKAGASIVVGTPGRVMDMMQRRLLSLEHVSFVVLDEVDRMLDIGFREDVRHILSHAATQRQTIFVSATIHEEINRLARQYMRHPVEVFCAPDKLTVDQIDQCYVSVAPEDKKRLLVHLLKVEKPSLALVFTRTKRDAAKVAHLLREEGVNAREIHGDLEQRDRDKVMKRFREGELHVLVATDLASRGIDVDDISHVINYELPDDPEVYVHRVGRTARMGAAGKAFTFVTPDKGRELTQIEILINRELPGRIIEGFTPSQPPAGAASGPAAMRAVALRRPNRRPVRRRR
- a CDS encoding type II secretion system protein translates to MRQSPAQSADRGFTMVELLVVIAIIAVLVGILVPSFMYVRQQSMVAGCLNRIRVISDGITNYRSDKMYLPGSYKDSTTKWYEVSPLASLYTSNALVCPGDATANVMCGAGAGGSIDADATVFRSSYAMNYWVDHNTPKAFSRNYGHPDEANTILFGESEWGCYRNGEDLGEVAQTATFPRDRHASTLNFLMFDLSARSVTSEPVSADCGAPGLEGDWGAHLCLYGSDGISWTDPLSK
- a CDS encoding radical SAM protein; this encodes MNIALINPPFLFPCRQEIALSHCLGLRSISASLKARSHRVQFIDALAGGIDHSEPFAGGVLVGQPIGQIVAQLRSDTDLVGVSVPFSQLAHVGHRLVAAAIERLPRARVILGGVYPSTQPDLALRAGAHAIVVGEGEGVMSAIAGGAALEQIAGVYTRPLAPPQRYVSAVAAEDLDLLPRVDDDIPHLEAYFEFSPRAARGRRVASIITSRGCPFDCEFCSVHPVCGRRWRAMSAERVVDDVDYLMSRHRVRELEIEDDNFTLDASRACEVLEGFIRLGQRHGPLAWRAPNGIRIDTIDAPLAGLIARSNCTSLSVALEHGDGEMLEIMNKRLDPGRAYEALRLLTTAGVRQIVVFVIVGYPGETAQRFERSLAYLRRIRKLSRRIIPCVNIAQPYPGTRLLERCLSEGIIVSSEFADFAASPRLLSTNATVPIETADFDAAEVFRRRRRICRAMPALSLPARIANRIRRACPQLWGKSRGRGTE